In Arachis hypogaea cultivar Tifrunner chromosome 17, arahy.Tifrunner.gnm2.J5K5, whole genome shotgun sequence, a single window of DNA contains:
- the LOC112762541 gene encoding probable WRKY transcription factor 70, translating to MNNTTTLCTKINGDSEKRKITRELLNGHEAATQLKLLLLKNPNGGSSLSAEELVANVLRSFNEILSILSSQNAGIPAEDDSDQCKNKRTATKTARGRGCYKRRRSADTWTIVSLTADDNYTWRKYGQKQILSSIFPRSYFRCSRKYEEGCRAIKQVQKTQENPVMYETTYTGMHTCKSTPNSNNNVPRLLLNSQNHHHDSKVSNEKDYYPIISPLTPTVTQEHAKEDSPSDVGDHKLDPVWSDLKDFEPSIKPSINLVKNFGMDSVHFGTHDDDDDDEFQPPL from the exons ATGAACAATACTACAACCCTTTGCACCAAAATAAATGGTGATAGTGAGAAGAGAAAGATAACAAGAGAGCTTCTTAATGGCCATGAAGCTGCAACTCAGCTGAAGCTTCTTCTTCTTAAGAATCCCAATGGAGGGTCTTCTCTCTCAGCTGAAGAGCTTGTTGCCAATGTCCTCAGATCCTTCAATGAAatcctttccattctctcttcCCAAAATGCTGGGATTCCGGCGGAAGATGATTCTGATCAGTGTAAGAACAAAAGAACCGCCACAAAGACagcaagaggaagaggttgcTACAAAAGAAG GAGGAGTGCAGACACATGGACCATAGTTTCGCTCACTGCTGATGATAATTACACATGGAGGAAATATGGACAGAAACAAATCTTGAGTTCTATATTTCCAAG GAGCTACTTTAGATGCAGTAGAAAGTATGAGGAAGGTTGCCGGGCAATCAAACAGGTGCAAAAGACACAAGAGAATCCTGTTATGTACGAAACTACCTACACTGGCATGCATACATGCAAATCCACCCCCAATAGTAATAATAATGTTCCACGTTTGCTTCTGAATTCTCAGAATCATCATCATGATTCTAAGGTATCCAATGAAAAGGATTATTACCCTATAATTAGTCCTCTAACTCCAACTGTAACACAAGAACATGCTAAAGAAGATTCACCTAGTGATGTTGGAGATCATAAACTGGATCCTGTTTGGTCGGATTTGAAGGATTTTGAACCATCCATCAAGCCTTCCATTAACTTGGTAAAGAATTTTGGGATGGATTCTGTTCATTTTGGcactcatgatgatgatgatgatgatgagttccAGCCACCACTTTGA